One stretch of Riemerella columbina DNA includes these proteins:
- a CDS encoding DUF6427 family protein, with protein MFRLLSKEIKIFSIPIYIGLLFFMVISFNALDFNILDGFSGLFSFAGIALGYFLFNKIGLNYHTHLPFFIYTFLVFAFYTGDLDIGIAINLFTNAFILLILTTREELFKRNYYLIIGSLLAAGYLVLPTTWAMLIFVITHLIATSDRIGLNLFRLFFGAALVVFSYLGGMYLIDFTSFNADYLPFIPTHFQRQFYPLYFLSPIALLLIYAVMNHFMHFHEKSPRSRFRYTFILLYTITQGIICILYMGKNYEYLLFLALPISIILSRGLRFMPKYAMQEISLWLIIISLILFKIDTFLSIQQIINL; from the coding sequence ATGTTCAGACTACTCTCAAAAGAGATAAAAATTTTTTCCATCCCTATATATATTGGACTGTTGTTTTTTATGGTCATTAGTTTTAACGCGTTAGATTTCAATATATTAGATGGATTTTCTGGATTATTTAGTTTTGCAGGTATAGCGTTAGGTTATTTTTTATTTAACAAAATTGGGCTCAATTACCATACCCATTTACCGTTTTTCATCTATACTTTTTTGGTTTTTGCGTTCTACACAGGAGATTTGGACATCGGGATTGCCATCAATCTATTCACCAATGCCTTTATTCTCCTCATCCTTACCACCCGAGAGGAACTTTTTAAAAGAAACTATTACCTTATTATAGGCTCGTTATTGGCGGCGGGCTACTTGGTTCTCCCTACCACTTGGGCGATGCTCATTTTCGTGATTACGCACCTTATCGCCACTTCGGATAGAATAGGGCTCAATTTATTCCGATTATTTTTTGGAGCAGCTTTGGTCGTTTTTTCATATTTAGGCGGTATGTATCTCATTGATTTTACAAGTTTTAATGCAGACTATCTCCCATTTATCCCTACGCATTTTCAGAGGCAATTTTACCCTTTATATTTTTTAAGTCCCATTGCGCTACTCCTTATTTATGCCGTGATGAACCACTTTATGCACTTTCACGAAAAAAGCCCACGCAGCCGTTTTAGATATACTTTTATTTTACTTTACACCATTACCCAAGGGATTATCTGCATTTTGTATATGGGCAAAAATTATGAATATTTATTATTTTTAGCACTTCCTATCAGCATTATCCTCAGCAGAGGACTTAGATTTATGCCAAAATATGCAATGCAGGAAATCAGCCTTTGGCTCATCATCATCAGTTTAATCTTATTTAAAATAGATACTTTTTTATCCATTCAACAAATTATCAACTTATGA
- a CDS encoding DUF6341 family protein, which produces MTSFWLFLSGLFKWSFGLYDATGYVLNWILFLVGCAFFIYWCYVLVAVLGNNKDKEYYSPTEGKFPYYEPELYKKED; this is translated from the coding sequence ATGACTTCTTTCTGGTTATTTTTAAGCGGTTTATTTAAGTGGTCTTTTGGCCTCTATGATGCTACAGGCTATGTGCTCAACTGGATTTTATTCTTAGTAGGCTGTGCGTTTTTTATCTATTGGTGCTATGTGTTAGTAGCCGTTTTAGGCAACAATAAAGATAAAGAATATTACTCTCCTACGGAAGGAAAATTCCCTTACTACGAGCCTGAGCTCTACAAAAAAGAGGATTAA
- a CDS encoding universal stress protein, protein MTTIILPIDFGETTDFLVDASVKFAKETNGSIHLIHVAPSDLGFAIGDMGFQYFPEVEKNEIKQELLQLNEIEQRIISQGVNCSHLLKQGIAKDIILDFAQEKNADYIVMGSHGRSGIYDVFVGSLTKELTKSSPIPVLVIPCHK, encoded by the coding sequence ATGACTACGATTATCCTCCCTATCGATTTTGGAGAAACTACTGATTTTTTGGTAGATGCCTCCGTAAAATTTGCTAAAGAAACCAATGGCAGCATTCATCTGATCCATGTGGCACCTTCGGATTTAGGTTTTGCTATTGGAGATATGGGCTTTCAGTATTTCCCAGAGGTTGAAAAAAATGAGATTAAGCAAGAATTATTGCAATTGAACGAGATAGAACAGCGCATTATCTCCCAAGGTGTGAACTGCAGCCATCTTTTAAAACAAGGCATCGCAAAAGACATCATCCTTGATTTTGCTCAAGAAAAAAACGCCGATTATATCGTAATGGGCTCCCACGGCAGAAGTGGTATTTATGATGTTTTTGTAGGCAGTTTAACCAAAGAGCTTACCAAGAGTTCGCCTATTCCTGTATTGGTCATTCCGTGCCATAAATAA
- a CDS encoding fumarylacetoacetate hydrolase family protein: MKIICIGRNYTEHAQELGNEVPEQPVIFMKPDTALLKGQDFYIPEFSQDIHYELEVVLKISKGGKYILKENAHKHFEDIALGIDFTARDLQSQLKAKGLPWELAKGFDGSAVVSPFFNKAAFDLSQLRFQLHKNKTLVQEGSTQQMLFSPEDIIAFASQYFTLRVGDLIFTGTPKGVGQVVENDVLEGYLEGQKVLDIRIL; this comes from the coding sequence ATGAAAATCATCTGCATCGGAAGAAATTATACGGAACACGCCCAAGAACTGGGCAACGAGGTTCCCGAACAACCCGTTATTTTTATGAAACCAGACACGGCGCTTCTTAAAGGTCAAGATTTCTACATTCCTGAGTTTTCACAAGACATTCATTATGAGCTTGAAGTGGTGCTCAAAATTTCCAAAGGTGGCAAATATATTTTAAAGGAAAATGCGCACAAGCATTTTGAAGACATCGCCTTAGGGATTGACTTTACCGCCAGAGATCTACAAAGTCAGCTCAAAGCCAAAGGGCTCCCTTGGGAGTTAGCCAAAGGTTTTGATGGCTCTGCCGTGGTCAGTCCATTTTTTAATAAAGCGGCATTTGACCTCTCGCAACTTCGTTTCCAACTTCATAAAAATAAAACACTGGTGCAAGAGGGCAGCACGCAACAGATGCTCTTTTCTCCAGAAGACATCATTGCTTTTGCCTCTCAATATTTTACCCTCCGCGTTGGTGATTTAATCTTCACGGGAACTCCAAAAGGCGTGGGTCAAGTAGTGGAGAATGATGTTTTGGAAGGCTATTTAGAAGGGCAAAAGGTTTTGGATATTAGAATTTTATAA
- a CDS encoding 3'-5' exonuclease produces the protein MNLQLHKPLCIFDLETTGTNISKDRIVEICILKIHPDASRESKTWLVNPERHIPAEAAAIHGITDEMVKNAPTFKAIAPKIMEMLHGADLGGFNSNRFDVPLLAEELLRAGVDFDLNKIKLVDAQVIFHKMEPRNLSAAYQFYCHKTLENAHSAEADTLATFEILDAQVGKYPNLPKDINGLSEFSYHQKFVDLAGFIGLNHHQQEVFTFGKYKGQLVADILEKDPGYFGWVQNADFPLYTKKVLTNLQLKRKF, from the coding sequence ATGAATTTACAACTCCATAAACCACTCTGTATCTTTGACTTAGAGACCACAGGCACCAATATTTCTAAAGATAGAATTGTAGAAATTTGCATTTTAAAAATCCATCCAGATGCCTCTCGCGAGAGCAAAACTTGGCTGGTTAACCCAGAAAGGCATATCCCTGCCGAAGCCGCTGCCATACACGGCATCACAGATGAAATGGTCAAAAATGCACCTACCTTTAAAGCCATAGCACCAAAAATTATGGAAATGCTACACGGCGCCGATTTAGGTGGGTTCAATTCTAACCGTTTTGATGTGCCTCTTTTAGCCGAAGAACTCCTAAGAGCGGGCGTTGATTTTGATTTGAATAAAATTAAATTGGTAGATGCCCAAGTGATTTTCCATAAAATGGAACCGCGCAACCTGAGTGCTGCCTATCAGTTTTATTGTCATAAAACTTTAGAAAATGCCCACTCCGCCGAGGCTGATACCCTCGCCACTTTTGAAATTTTAGATGCCCAAGTGGGAAAATATCCTAATCTTCCCAAAGATATTAACGGACTTAGTGAGTTTTCGTACCATCAGAAATTTGTGGATTTGGCAGGTTTTATCGGTTTGAATCATCACCAGCAAGAGGTGTTTACTTTCGGAAAATACAAAGGGCAGTTGGTGGCTGATATTTTAGAAAAAGACCCTGGTTATTTTGGTTGGGTTCAGAATGCCGACTTTCCGCTATACACCAAAAAAGTGCTGACCAACCTGCAACTCAAAAGGAAATTTTAA
- a CDS encoding CDP-alcohol phosphatidyltransferase family protein, whose amino-acid sequence MNFIKNNLANAFTLGNLFSGCIGAIHLLAGDYLTTAYCIVISLVLDFFDGFVARALKANSNLGVQLDSLADMVSFGLLPGLTMFTMLKNSGITPDYGAYLGLLITLFSCLRLAIFNIDDEQKFYFKGLNTPSNTILIFGLYFAYQEQQAFATIVENPWVLLLITIVSSWLLVSPIKMMAMKFKSKKLKDNIPALVLVLGSLLILVGLGIIGIPLVILYYILISVIVLPQTKTPQ is encoded by the coding sequence ATGAATTTTATCAAAAACAACCTTGCCAACGCTTTTACTTTGGGCAACCTTTTTTCGGGTTGCATTGGCGCTATTCATCTTTTGGCTGGTGATTATCTCACCACAGCTTATTGCATTGTGATTTCTTTGGTTTTAGACTTTTTTGATGGTTTTGTTGCCCGTGCGCTAAAAGCCAACTCTAACCTTGGTGTGCAGCTGGACTCCTTAGCGGATATGGTCAGCTTTGGACTTCTCCCTGGGCTCACGATGTTCACGATGCTAAAAAACAGCGGCATTACGCCAGATTATGGGGCTTATTTAGGGCTATTGATTACGCTATTCTCGTGCTTAAGATTGGCTATCTTCAACATTGATGATGAACAGAAATTTTACTTCAAAGGGCTGAACACGCCCAGCAATACCATCCTTATTTTTGGGCTTTATTTCGCTTATCAGGAACAACAAGCCTTCGCCACTATTGTAGAAAATCCGTGGGTATTGTTGCTCATCACCATCGTTTCCTCTTGGCTGTTGGTTAGCCCCATAAAAATGATGGCGATGAAATTTAAATCCAAAAAATTAAAAGACAACATCCCTGCATTGGTTTTGGTCCTTGGGAGCCTTTTGATTTTAGTTGGGTTGGGCATCATCGGTATTCCGTTGGTAATTTTATATTACATCCTGATTTCCGTGATCGTATTGCCACAAACCAAAACGCCACAATAA
- a CDS encoding LTA synthase family protein, with product MKRLRLNEIAVLAYRLFLAFLFYQGARFLFWWFNRDLFPLTGGQYMKLAYYGTAFDTTAILYVNSLFILLSLAPLVVNTKAGYQKMLFWLYFLTNTVAYAMNFGDFIYYRFSQSRLTSAVLSVAEHETNLAKVFWVSILQNPLVSVSFFVLMAAWIVLYQRIKVKPNLPQNMGIYIGYSLVLLSITAVLVVGGIRGDFKHSTRPINLVDANRHTDNPQQANVVLNSVFSFFRTIGTNAFKEVHFVDDAYIKENIKSYKQYHSPVPEPRPNLVIFIVESLGREYSGAFNEGTKIKNYESYTPFLDSLAQESLIFTNAFANGRQSIHGMSSILAGIPSLTDAFTSSPYANQKIQSIVSVCNDLGYDTSFYHGAPNGSMGFQGFGNILGFQHYYGKNEYANDQDFDGIWAIWDEPFLQYFAKNVGKARQPFMATVFTASSHHPFKIPAQYQGRFKKGFIEMHEPIQYTDYALKKYFETAKKQPWYKNTIFVITGDHTNQVYYKEYEKAMNKFALPLLFFSPNPKFQLKGKREDAVQQIDIYPTLADLIGYHQPIRSWGRSLVATPDAPSIIVNSDGIQEQMMIGNYIYRFDGKEVTGVYRKTDLGLEHNLIATLHSPEVEQGKTLCKAWYQDYMDRVIHKKLH from the coding sequence ATGAAAAGGCTTAGGCTTAATGAAATTGCGGTATTGGCGTACCGTCTTTTTTTAGCGTTTTTATTTTACCAAGGCGCACGGTTTTTGTTTTGGTGGTTTAACCGAGATTTATTTCCGCTAACGGGTGGGCAGTATATGAAGTTAGCCTACTACGGAACGGCGTTTGATACCACCGCGATTTTATATGTCAATTCGTTGTTTATTTTGCTGAGTTTGGCACCTTTGGTGGTCAATACGAAAGCGGGCTATCAGAAAATGCTATTTTGGCTCTATTTTCTGACCAATACGGTGGCTTATGCTATGAATTTCGGCGATTTTATCTATTATCGTTTTAGCCAATCCCGATTGACCTCCGCTGTACTCAGTGTGGCAGAGCACGAAACCAACCTCGCAAAAGTTTTTTGGGTTTCTATCCTCCAAAATCCGCTGGTGTCAGTGAGTTTTTTCGTGCTGATGGCGGCTTGGATAGTGCTCTATCAACGCATTAAGGTAAAACCCAACCTACCGCAGAATATGGGCATTTACATCGGTTATTCTTTGGTGTTGCTGAGCATCACGGCGGTTTTGGTGGTGGGTGGCATCAGAGGCGATTTTAAACACAGCACCAGACCCATCAATTTGGTAGATGCCAATAGGCACACGGACAACCCACAGCAAGCGAATGTGGTGCTGAATAGTGTATTTTCATTTTTTAGAACCATTGGTACCAATGCGTTTAAGGAAGTTCATTTCGTAGATGATGCTTATATTAAGGAAAACATCAAGTCTTATAAACAGTACCATAGTCCAGTGCCAGAGCCTCGCCCTAACTTGGTGATTTTCATTGTGGAGAGTTTGGGTAGAGAATATTCTGGAGCATTTAATGAAGGTACTAAGATTAAAAATTATGAATCCTACACGCCATTTTTAGACAGTTTAGCGCAAGAGAGCTTGATTTTTACCAACGCCTTTGCCAATGGGCGACAGTCTATCCACGGGATGAGTAGTATTTTAGCTGGAATTCCCAGCCTTACCGATGCTTTTACCAGCTCGCCTTACGCCAATCAGAAGATACAATCCATTGTTTCCGTGTGCAATGATTTGGGTTATGATACCTCGTTTTATCACGGCGCGCCTAATGGTTCTATGGGTTTTCAAGGTTTTGGAAATATTTTAGGATTTCAGCATTATTATGGCAAAAACGAATACGCTAACGACCAAGATTTTGATGGTATTTGGGCAATTTGGGATGAGCCATTCTTGCAGTATTTTGCGAAAAATGTAGGAAAAGCGCGGCAACCCTTTATGGCAACGGTGTTTACGGCATCTTCGCATCATCCATTTAAAATTCCAGCGCAATACCAAGGTCGGTTTAAAAAAGGTTTTATAGAAATGCACGAGCCTATCCAGTACACGGATTATGCGTTGAAAAAATACTTTGAAACCGCTAAAAAACAGCCGTGGTACAAGAATACTATTTTTGTGATTACGGGCGACCATACCAACCAGGTTTATTATAAGGAATACGAAAAAGCGATGAATAAATTCGCGCTGCCGCTTTTGTTTTTCTCGCCGAACCCTAAATTCCAATTGAAAGGAAAACGCGAAGATGCGGTACAACAGATAGATATCTATCCAACTTTGGCGGATTTAATTGGCTATCACCAACCCATAAGGAGTTGGGGCAGGAGCTTGGTTGCTACGCCAGATGCGCCTTCCATTATCGTTAATTCTGATGGCATCCAAGAGCAAATGATGATCGGAAATTACATTTACAGATTTGATGGCAAAGAGGTGACAGGCGTTTATCGTAAAACCGATTTGGGCTTAGAGCATAATCTGATTGCAACGCTGCATTCTCCAGAAGTGGAACAAGGCAAAACCCTTTGCAAAGCGTGGTATCAAGACTATATGGACAGGGTTATTCATAAAAAACTGCATTAA
- a CDS encoding DUF2147 domain-containing protein — translation MKKIAFATLALLFSVMSYAQIEGKWKTIDDETGKAKSIVEIFKKNDGKYYGKVVQLLITPADPNCSSCKDDRKGQPILGMEVIRGLKKDGNDFDGGTITDPKTGKVYKCSVKREGNQLNVRGYVGISLLGRTQTWHKVN, via the coding sequence ATGAAAAAAATAGCATTCGCCACATTGGCATTATTATTCAGTGTGATGTCTTACGCCCAAATAGAGGGCAAATGGAAAACCATAGATGATGAAACAGGAAAAGCTAAATCTATCGTGGAGATTTTCAAAAAAAACGATGGTAAATATTATGGCAAGGTGGTTCAGTTGCTCATTACGCCTGCAGACCCCAATTGTTCCAGCTGTAAAGATGACAGAAAAGGTCAGCCTATTTTAGGTATGGAAGTGATTAGAGGTTTGAAAAAAGACGGCAACGATTTTGACGGTGGCACCATTACCGACCCAAAAACAGGCAAGGTTTACAAATGTTCTGTTAAGCGAGAAGGCAATCAGTTGAATGTGCGCGGATATGTTGGTATCTCGTTATTGGGAAGAACGCAGACTTGGCATAAGGTCAATTAA
- a CDS encoding pyruvate dehydrogenase complex E1 component subunit beta gives MKEYTFREVIAQAMSEEMRKDESIFLIGEEVAEYNGAYKASKGMLDEFGPKRVIDAPIAEGGFAGISVGAAMNGNRPIVEFMTFNFSLVAIDQIVNNAAKMLQMSGGQWNIPIVFRGPTGSAGQLGATHSQAFESWYANCPGLKVVVPSNPHDAKGLLKTAIQDNDPVIFMESEQMYGDKMEIPEEEYYIPIGKADIKREGTDVTLVSFGKIMKLALQAAEDLAKEGISVEVIDLRTVRPLDYDTVLASVKKTNRLVILEEAWPFASVSSEITYMVQQKAFDYLDAPIKRITTPDAPAPYSSALFAEWFPKLEKVKEEIKKAMYIK, from the coding sequence ATGAAAGAATATACATTTCGTGAAGTAATTGCTCAGGCGATGAGCGAAGAAATGCGTAAAGATGAATCCATCTTCCTTATCGGTGAGGAAGTTGCAGAATACAACGGAGCCTACAAAGCTTCAAAAGGGATGCTGGACGAGTTTGGACCCAAAAGAGTGATTGATGCTCCTATTGCAGAAGGCGGATTTGCAGGGATTTCCGTAGGTGCCGCAATGAACGGTAACCGCCCTATTGTAGAATTTATGACTTTCAATTTCTCCTTAGTGGCGATAGATCAAATTGTAAACAATGCCGCCAAAATGCTCCAAATGAGTGGCGGACAGTGGAATATTCCAATAGTGTTCCGTGGGCCTACAGGTTCTGCAGGACAGTTGGGTGCAACACACTCGCAGGCGTTTGAAAGTTGGTACGCCAACTGCCCAGGGCTAAAGGTGGTGGTACCTTCTAACCCGCATGATGCCAAAGGACTACTGAAAACTGCCATCCAAGATAACGACCCCGTGATTTTTATGGAGTCTGAGCAAATGTATGGCGATAAAATGGAAATTCCAGAAGAGGAATATTACATCCCAATTGGGAAGGCAGATATTAAACGAGAAGGGACAGATGTGACCTTAGTATCTTTCGGTAAAATTATGAAATTAGCGCTACAAGCCGCCGAAGATTTAGCAAAAGAAGGCATTTCTGTTGAGGTGATAGACCTAAGAACCGTGCGCCCATTGGATTATGACACTGTGCTTGCCTCAGTGAAGAAAACCAACAGATTGGTAATTTTAGAAGAAGCTTGGCCGTTCGCTTCTGTATCATCAGAAATTACCTATATGGTACAACAAAAAGCGTTTGATTATTTAGATGCCCCAATTAAGAGAATAACCACGCCAGATGCGCCAGCACCATATTCTTCGGCGTTGTTTGCAGAGTGGTTCCCTAAATTAGAGAAAGTAAAAGAGGAAATCAAAAAAGCAATGTACATTAAGTAA